In one window of Shewanella goraebulensis DNA:
- a CDS encoding DUF4287 domain-containing protein: MDKALQTMIDNMPEKTGKSLAQWLVILSEQNIEKHGQAVKYLKEQHGVTHGFANTIVTLSKQKDESADDLVSQQYQGKEQLTPIYDLLTSTVKGFGDDVVITPKKASVSIIRKKQFALIKPATKSRIDLGLKLKDTAPQGCLEGSGPFGTMCSHRIQLKEVGDVNAEVKQWLLEAYKQSV, translated from the coding sequence ATGGATAAAGCACTTCAAACAATGATTGATAATATGCCTGAAAAAACAGGTAAGTCACTGGCACAATGGTTAGTCATATTATCTGAGCAAAACATTGAAAAACACGGCCAAGCCGTTAAGTACCTAAAAGAGCAACACGGTGTCACCCATGGTTTTGCCAATACCATTGTCACTTTATCAAAGCAAAAAGATGAATCCGCTGATGATTTAGTTTCTCAGCAATATCAAGGTAAAGAGCAGCTCACACCCATTTATGACTTACTCACATCAACCGTTAAAGGTTTTGGTGATGATGTGGTTATTACGCCCAAAAAAGCCAGTGTGAGTATTATCCGCAAAAAGCAATTTGCCCTGATAAAACCTGCCACTAAAAGCCGAATTGATCTTGGTTTAAAGCTTAAAGATACCGCCCCCCAAGGCTGCCTTGAAGGTTCTGGCCCCTTTGGCACCATGTGTAGCCATCGAATACAGCTAAAAGAAGTCGGCGACGTTAATGCAGAAGTTAAACAATGGCTGCTAGAAGCATATAAACAATCGGTTTAG
- a CDS encoding alpha/beta hydrolase, producing MAFKLNKNNGSTSFIKVTTPLLVTVMLSFLSYSAAAVNIESKTGAAPESSQKSLPAVSQGTLQRLDEKYIEFTLIKPRPIDVWLPEDYPANAPYAVVYMHDGKVLFDASKSWNGTAWEVDETAATLNKSEDIKPFIVVGIHNAEQSRHSEYFPQKPFESLSEDKQTSLYQTQRNETEKLLAQAVYSDKYAEFIVTELKPYIDTHFKVATDKQNTFIMGSSMGGLISWYTVLEYPQVFGGAACLSTHWPGSFAQDNNPIPQVFNQYLAKQIATKPQVKLYFDYGDQTLDAMYPPLQADVDKLFEAAEYDKELWQSHFFKGKAHNENDWAERLSIPMTFLLSK from the coding sequence ATGGCTTTTAAGCTAAACAAGAATAATGGTTCTACGTCTTTTATTAAGGTGACGACGCCTCTGTTAGTGACTGTAATGTTATCTTTTTTGTCATACAGCGCAGCGGCAGTCAATATTGAATCTAAGACTGGTGCAGCACCTGAATCTTCACAAAAGTCATTACCTGCTGTCAGCCAAGGGACATTACAACGTCTTGATGAAAAATACATTGAATTTACCCTTATAAAACCACGCCCTATTGATGTGTGGTTACCTGAAGATTACCCCGCTAACGCACCTTATGCCGTGGTGTATATGCATGACGGCAAGGTGCTGTTTGATGCATCTAAGTCATGGAACGGTACGGCATGGGAAGTGGATGAAACTGCAGCAACTTTGAATAAAAGTGAGGACATAAAACCATTTATTGTGGTGGGCATTCATAATGCCGAGCAGTCTCGTCATAGTGAGTATTTTCCGCAAAAGCCGTTTGAGTCTTTAAGTGAAGATAAGCAAACCAGTTTGTATCAAACCCAGCGCAATGAAACTGAAAAGCTATTAGCGCAGGCGGTGTATTCTGATAAGTATGCTGAGTTTATCGTTACTGAGCTAAAACCCTATATCGATACTCACTTCAAGGTCGCAACAGATAAGCAAAATACCTTTATTATGGGCTCAAGTATGGGAGGGTTAATCTCTTGGTATACGGTGTTAGAGTATCCACAAGTCTTTGGTGGTGCTGCGTGTTTATCGACCCATTGGCCAGGATCATTTGCTCAAGACAATAACCCGATCCCACAGGTGTTTAATCAATATTTAGCTAAGCAGATTGCCACTAAGCCTCAAGTGAAATTGTATTTTGATTATGGCGATCAAACCCTTGATGCTATGTATCCGCCGCTTCAAGCTGATGTGGATAAACTGTTTGAGGCTGCTGAGTATGATAAAGAGCTATGGCAAAGCCACTTTTTTAAAGGTAAAGCCCATAACGAGAACGACTGGGCTGAAAGGTTAAGTATTCCAATGACATTTTTACTAAGCAAATAA
- a CDS encoding MarR family winged helix-turn-helix transcriptional regulator produces MSESLSALMALSSAFGRFNKKIDRALSVHGISFTEFQVLEKLAQSPNQVMSRVELAEATNLTASGITRLLMPMEKIHLIDKEKNSRDARVSLVKLTTAGKEVYQDASVTSQSCSEGTTKQLTEKQVAQLQLFLSKLS; encoded by the coding sequence ATGTCAGAATCACTATCAGCATTAATGGCACTTTCAAGTGCCTTTGGCCGCTTTAACAAAAAAATAGATCGTGCCTTAAGCGTCCACGGCATTAGCTTTACTGAGTTTCAAGTACTCGAGAAATTGGCACAATCACCTAATCAAGTGATGAGCCGTGTTGAACTGGCCGAAGCCACTAACCTCACCGCTTCAGGGATCACTCGCTTGTTAATGCCAATGGAGAAGATCCATTTAATCGATAAAGAAAAGAACAGCAGAGATGCCAGAGTCAGCTTAGTCAAATTAACAACGGCTGGAAAAGAGGTCTATCAGGATGCATCGGTAACAAGTCAAAGTTGTAGTGAGGGCACCACAAAGCAATTAACCGAGAAACAAGTGGCGCAATTACAGCTGTTTTTGAGCAAATTAAGTTAA
- the gloA2 gene encoding SMU1112c/YaeR family gloxylase I-like metalloprotein, with the protein MFNGIHHVAIICNDYSVSKRFYTEVLGFKVIAENYREARDSYKLDLQLPDGSQIELFSIPNSPKRPSYPEAQGLRHLAFKVDDIDATVAYLGRHNIKVEPVRVDEYTGKKFTFFSDPDDLPLEVYETDS; encoded by the coding sequence ATGTTCAACGGAATCCATCATGTGGCGATCATTTGTAATGACTATTCAGTATCAAAACGGTTTTATACCGAAGTATTGGGCTTTAAGGTGATTGCAGAAAATTACCGTGAAGCAAGAGACTCTTATAAGCTTGATTTACAGTTACCTGATGGTAGCCAAATTGAACTGTTCTCTATTCCTAACTCGCCTAAACGACCCAGTTACCCTGAAGCGCAGGGCTTACGCCACCTTGCTTTCAAGGTTGATGATATTGACGCAACGGTGGCTTATTTAGGGCGGCATAATATTAAGGTTGAGCCCGTAAGAGTGGATGAATACACGGGTAAAAAGTTTACTTTTTTTAGCGATCCTGACGATCTGCCATTAGAAGTCTATGAGACTGACAGTTAA
- a CDS encoding DEAD/DEAH box helicase, which produces MSASALSFSSLGLHPTLTQRLTVLGYEQPTDIQAAAIPLLLAGEDVMAGAQTGTGKTAAFALPILQGILNANAVSDTSSVSGSVLDNNNRIKALILVPTRELAQQVHQSVTDYANGTDIKAVVVYGGVSIKAQVNAIQADCDILIATPGRLLDHLRNQVMSLASLEYFVLDEADRMLDMGFKEEIVEVLKRLPKQRQTALFSATLDDQIFRFSQRLLRSPKIVETAKRNSTAAKIIERVYNLDSERKSALLSHVINKESWSQVLVFSRTKQGADKISEQLKSSNINAAPFHADLSQFVRESTLADFKTGKVSVLVATDVAARGLDIEQLDAVINFELPFKAEDYVHRIGRTGRAGKEGIAVTLLSPDDEGLLVAVERKLDRRLPQQWYPGFEPDLTKEPVATPRKAKKGSLKQQARQKALAESAKKRK; this is translated from the coding sequence ATGTCTGCCTCAGCGTTATCTTTTTCTTCTTTAGGTTTACACCCCACATTAACTCAGCGTTTAACTGTTCTAGGCTACGAGCAGCCTACTGACATTCAAGCTGCAGCTATACCGTTACTGTTAGCGGGTGAAGATGTCATGGCTGGGGCGCAGACAGGCACAGGCAAAACGGCTGCATTTGCCTTGCCGATTTTACAGGGCATATTGAATGCTAATGCCGTTTCGGATACAAGTTCCGTTTCAGGCTCCGTTCTAGATAATAACAATCGAATTAAAGCGCTCATTTTAGTGCCCACTCGAGAGCTTGCTCAGCAAGTTCATCAGAGTGTCACTGATTATGCTAATGGTACTGATATAAAAGCAGTTGTGGTTTATGGCGGTGTGAGTATTAAAGCCCAAGTTAATGCGATACAAGCTGACTGTGATATTTTGATCGCAACCCCCGGCAGGTTACTGGATCATTTACGCAATCAAGTGATGTCACTAGCCTCATTGGAATACTTTGTATTAGATGAAGCCGATCGCATGTTAGATATGGGCTTTAAAGAAGAAATTGTTGAAGTATTAAAACGTCTGCCTAAACAGCGCCAAACTGCCTTATTTTCTGCCACCTTAGATGATCAAATTTTTAGGTTCAGCCAGCGTTTATTACGTAGCCCCAAAATAGTCGAAACTGCTAAAAGAAACAGCACCGCAGCTAAAATTATTGAACGGGTTTATAACCTCGATAGTGAGCGTAAATCTGCTTTACTCAGCCATGTTATTAACAAAGAGTCTTGGTCTCAAGTTTTAGTGTTTAGCCGCACGAAACAAGGTGCAGATAAGATTTCAGAACAATTAAAATCGAGCAATATCAACGCTGCTCCGTTTCATGCCGACTTATCTCAATTTGTGCGAGAGTCTACTTTAGCTGATTTTAAAACGGGTAAAGTAAGCGTGCTGGTGGCCACTGATGTGGCAGCACGTGGACTAGATATAGAACAACTTGATGCAGTCATTAACTTTGAGTTGCCATTTAAAGCAGAAGATTATGTTCACCGTATTGGGCGTACTGGTAGAGCAGGTAAAGAAGGCATTGCGGTGACCTTACTCAGCCCAGATGATGAAGGTTTGCTAGTGGCGGTAGAGCGAAAGCTAGATAGACGCTTACCGCAGCAATGGTATCCAGGTTTTGAACCAGACTTAACGAAAGAGCCTGTCGCTACCCCACGTAAAGCTAAAAAAGGCTCTCTAAAACAACAAGCACGTCAAAAGGCATTGGCTGAATCAGCTAAAAAGCGCAAGTAG
- a CDS encoding GNAT family N-acetyltransferase: MSATQELNLSLQPITSADLPLLFEFQNDPLANDMADFPARNKADFIAHWQQNILASDTAIAEGIWLKDDAGTLELVGSIVCWSMTAESADAPLQIEHYLGYWIGPANWGKGIATDAVSQFITRCHRRPLLANVVEHNIGSIKVLKNNGFVNINPEQFSLPIEANMQLFYLN, encoded by the coding sequence ATGAGTGCAACCCAAGAACTTAATCTAAGTTTACAGCCCATCACGTCTGCCGACTTACCGTTACTATTTGAGTTTCAAAATGATCCACTTGCCAATGATATGGCTGACTTTCCTGCGCGCAATAAAGCCGATTTTATCGCCCATTGGCAACAGAATATCTTGGCAAGTGATACTGCGATAGCTGAAGGCATTTGGCTTAAAGATGACGCAGGTACTTTGGAGTTAGTGGGCAGTATTGTCTGTTGGTCGATGACTGCTGAAAGCGCTGATGCACCACTTCAGATTGAACATTACCTAGGTTATTGGATTGGGCCAGCTAACTGGGGCAAGGGCATTGCGACTGATGCCGTGTCACAATTTATTACCCGCTGTCATAGACGGCCATTATTGGCGAATGTAGTAGAGCACAACATAGGCTCAATAAAAGTGCTGAAAAATAATGGTTTTGTGAATATTAATCCTGAGCAATTTAGCTTACCCATTGAAGCCAATATGCAGTTGTTTTACTTAAACTAA
- a CDS encoding PhoX family protein → MSKATFDPTRFNKSNNTPFNEVLDKHLSRRNFVKSGLGLSAMTAFSGFGIAGCSSDSDSNNDSTPVDDTPTTPDTPNVSLATLGFESIAGSKTDAVTVAAGYSAYVLAPWGEPLNDKANAFKEDGSNTAEDQANSMGMHHDGMHFFPLTEAGDDGLLCVNHEYIDQAALHPMGPTVDADGHRTELDEIRKEINAHGISVVRIKLNNGMWETVKNDDHNRRFTGATVMDIAGPLAYSSYLETRYSPDGSQARGTLNNCGNGYTPWGTYLTCEENWPGYFVNRGELTQEQQRIGLSTSGTRYGWDHLAGNDDERLDEFARFDVTPSGSSAANDYRNEANGHGYIVEIDPYNPNSRAVKRTALGRFRHEGCTFGKLAVGKPVVFYSGHDSRFEYLYKYESTALWDEADANSTNRIITGDKYMNDGTLYVAKFSEDGVGEWLPLTLDSVTTDGNTLADSFDSIAAIILNTAGAADLVGATPMDRPEWASVDPFTGTVYLTLTNNTKRVDSTNPANPRLNNSFGHIIRWDEGSNATEFTWDIFVFGSPADGDEDTNRSGLTDLNQFASPDGLAFDKRGILWVQTDNGADEVEEYTNDQMLAIVPSPMTDDNGQQQVVSADNQAELKRFFVGPNGCEVTGFAITPDYTTVFANIQHPSNWPYSAVATEETPAGTTVRARAATVVIRKDDGAEVGV, encoded by the coding sequence ATGAGCAAGGCTACATTTGATCCAACTCGTTTTAATAAGAGCAATAACACGCCATTTAACGAAGTATTAGATAAACACCTTTCAAGACGTAACTTTGTCAAAAGTGGTCTTGGATTAAGTGCAATGACTGCTTTCAGTGGTTTTGGAATAGCGGGTTGTAGTTCTGATTCAGATTCTAATAACGACTCAACCCCAGTCGATGATACGCCTACCACGCCAGATACACCGAATGTGAGTCTGGCAACGCTAGGCTTTGAATCTATTGCTGGTTCTAAAACTGATGCGGTAACAGTTGCTGCTGGTTACTCTGCTTATGTACTTGCGCCTTGGGGCGAGCCTTTAAACGATAAAGCGAATGCGTTTAAAGAGGACGGTTCAAATACCGCTGAAGATCAAGCTAACTCAATGGGTATGCATCATGATGGCATGCATTTTTTCCCATTAACTGAAGCGGGTGATGACGGCCTATTATGTGTTAATCATGAATACATTGACCAAGCAGCATTGCACCCAATGGGCCCTACAGTAGATGCTGATGGCCATCGCACCGAGCTTGATGAAATTCGTAAAGAAATCAATGCCCATGGCATCTCTGTTGTACGTATCAAGCTAAACAATGGCATGTGGGAAACGGTTAAAAATGACGACCACAACCGCCGTTTTACTGGTGCGACAGTTATGGATATTGCTGGCCCGCTTGCGTACAGCTCATACCTTGAAACGCGTTACTCTCCAGATGGTAGCCAAGCCCGTGGCACACTGAATAACTGTGGTAACGGTTACACGCCTTGGGGCACTTACTTAACGTGTGAAGAAAACTGGCCAGGTTATTTTGTTAATCGTGGTGAGTTAACGCAAGAGCAGCAGCGTATTGGTCTATCAACTTCAGGCACTCGTTATGGCTGGGATCACCTTGCTGGTAATGATGATGAGCGTTTAGATGAATTTGCACGTTTTGATGTAACGCCTTCAGGATCAAGTGCGGCTAATGATTACCGTAATGAAGCAAATGGCCATGGTTATATTGTTGAAATCGACCCTTATAACCCCAATTCTCGAGCGGTAAAACGTACTGCACTTGGGCGTTTTCGCCATGAAGGTTGTACCTTTGGTAAGTTAGCTGTTGGTAAGCCAGTAGTGTTTTATTCCGGTCATGATTCTCGTTTTGAATACCTTTACAAGTATGAATCTACTGCGCTGTGGGATGAAGCGGATGCTAACTCAACTAACCGCATCATCACTGGTGATAAGTACATGAACGACGGCACTTTATATGTCGCCAAGTTCAGTGAAGATGGTGTGGGTGAGTGGTTGCCACTGACACTAGACAGTGTCACCACTGATGGCAATACCTTAGCTGACAGCTTTGACTCGATTGCTGCAATTATTCTAAATACGGCAGGCGCGGCAGATTTAGTTGGCGCAACTCCGATGGATCGCCCTGAATGGGCAAGTGTTGATCCATTTACTGGCACGGTTTACTTAACACTGACCAATAACACTAAACGTGTTGATAGCACTAACCCTGCTAACCCACGTTTAAATAACAGCTTTGGCCATATTATTCGTTGGGACGAGGGCAGCAATGCTACTGAGTTCACTTGGGATATCTTTGTATTTGGTTCTCCAGCTGATGGCGATGAAGACACTAACCGTTCAGGCTTAACTGACCTTAACCAATTTGCTAGCCCAGATGGATTAGCTTTTGATAAGCGCGGTATTTTATGGGTGCAAACTGATAATGGTGCTGATGAAGTTGAGGAATACACTAACGATCAAATGCTTGCGATCGTGCCTTCGCCAATGACGGACGACAATGGTCAGCAGCAAGTAGTTAGTGCTGATAACCAAGCTGAGTTAAAGCGCTTCTTTGTTGGCCCTAATGGCTGTGAAGTAACAGGCTTTGCTATTACGCCTGATTACACCACGGTATTTGCTAATATCCAGCATCCAAGTAACTGGCCTTATTCTGCTGTTGCGACTGAAGAAACGCCAGCAGGTACAACGGTCCGTGCCCGCGCCGCTACTGTGGTTATACGTAAAGATGACGGCGCTGAAGTGGGTGTGTAA
- the rluF gene encoding 23S rRNA pseudouridine(2604) synthase RluF, translating into MTDSAMRLNKYISESGICSRRDADRFIEQGNVFINGKRAQVGDQVSFGDKVKVNGQDIEPRDAEDLVFIALNKPVGIVSTTEGTERDNIVDFVNHSTRIFPIGRLDKDSQGLIFLTNNGDLVNKILRAGNNHDKEYVVTVNKPITDDFIKGMGAGVPILGVVTKKCKVEQVSPYAFKIVLVQGLNRQIRRMCEYFNFEVTKLERQQIMNVSLKGLPIGEWRDLDKQELDVLFDMIKDSSSEDKKAAPKKKPKPKPKTASERSKIEGPEHFMQHNRSTKHKGQAKGGGKGQTKGQQAKGAGKGSKGKPSGGRKPNRAR; encoded by the coding sequence GTGACTGATTCAGCCATGCGTCTTAATAAATACATCAGTGAAAGTGGCATTTGTTCACGCCGTGATGCCGACCGTTTTATTGAGCAAGGCAATGTATTTATCAATGGTAAACGTGCGCAAGTGGGTGACCAAGTTTCCTTTGGCGATAAAGTGAAAGTTAATGGCCAAGATATTGAGCCCCGTGATGCAGAAGACTTAGTATTTATCGCCCTCAACAAACCCGTTGGTATTGTCAGTACCACCGAAGGCACTGAGCGCGATAACATCGTCGATTTTGTTAATCACTCCACTCGTATTTTCCCTATTGGCCGTTTAGATAAAGACTCGCAAGGCTTGATATTTCTGACTAATAATGGTGATTTGGTCAATAAAATCCTCCGCGCTGGCAACAACCACGATAAAGAATACGTGGTCACAGTGAACAAACCGATTACCGATGACTTCATTAAAGGCATGGGCGCAGGCGTACCGATATTAGGTGTGGTAACTAAAAAATGTAAGGTTGAACAAGTCTCGCCTTATGCATTTAAAATCGTTTTAGTCCAAGGACTTAACCGTCAAATTCGCCGTATGTGTGAATACTTCAACTTTGAGGTCACTAAGCTTGAACGTCAACAGATTATGAATGTCAGCCTTAAAGGTCTACCCATTGGTGAGTGGCGTGACTTAGATAAACAAGAATTAGATGTGTTGTTTGACATGATCAAAGATTCTTCATCTGAAGATAAAAAAGCAGCACCAAAGAAAAAGCCTAAACCTAAACCGAAAACCGCTTCAGAGCGCAGCAAAATTGAAGGCCCAGAGCACTTTATGCAGCATAACCGCAGCACCAAGCATAAAGGCCAAGCCAAAGGTGGCGGCAAAGGCCAAACTAAAGGTCAGCAAGCTAAAGGCGCAGGCAAAGGCAGCAAAGGTAAACCAAGTGGTGGTCGCAAGCCTAACCGAGCTCGTTAG